The Brassica oleracea var. oleracea cultivar TO1000 chromosome C6, BOL, whole genome shotgun sequence genomic interval TTGGGACCTGTCGTGGGTGCAATGGGAACGTTACGTTCTTTGAGAGAGGGTGAGTTGTCACATCCCGCAAAAGGAAAATTTAAACTAATAAGAGAAATACCTTAAGATAGAACTAATTTTTTTTATGAAAGATATAACACATAATGATCAAAATGGCCAAAATATTTTCCTTAAATAAATAAAAAGCACTCATATCTATATGGATAAATAATATAGACTTAGGGTTTAGATTTGAGGAGTGATGTTTAGAATTTTTTTAAAAAATTATTTAAATAGTTTCAACATGAATTTCTGGATTTCAATAGAAAGTTTCGCAATTTTTTCTAAAAATAAAAAAAGTTTTAATTGAAAAGTTTTTTTTTGAAAATAAAAGATTTATTTATTTATTTATATTTATATATATGTAGAGTAAGGCTATAAGATACTTTTACCTCTTTAATGAAAAATCTTTTGGTTATTTTTGTCATTGTGTGTGTGTGTGTTTTGTGTGTGTGTGTGTGTGTGTGTGTTTTTTCTCTCATTGTGTGCCCTTTTGGCCAAAAAACCTTATTATTATCTTTTGGGAGATTTTCCTATACATTAATTATATGATATCATCAAAAAATATTTTGTGTTATATTAACTTAATACCAAATACATAATTTTAAAAATATGTCATCAAAAATTAAAATTATGGTTGGCACTCGATGCGAACCACATATTACTAAACTGATAGAACAAAACTTTTAATTTGGTGGTTTACAATTCTAAGAGTATGAATCAAAATAAATTCAATTAACAAGTTAATTTGATGTAAATATATTTTGTAACAAAATAAATTTCGGTACAGTTTGGAAAAAAAAATGCAATATGAATTGCTATACTTAAATCATATATCTAATTTAAATAACAGCATATTGATATTTAACACAATATTTTTATTAAGTTTGATACATATAAATTACAAGACGATTTAAGACATAAATAAAAAGGTAAAACATTTAGAAATTATTTTAATCTAATTATGTTGTAAATATTTAAAGACACTAAACATGTGTGACCATGCGGATATGATGTCATATTTTAGATTTTAGTTGAATACCCAAAAAGATAGTTCATCTATGGATTGCAGATTGTCTGAGTCTTTCTATATTCTCAAGTAAATAAAAAGAGTAAATATTTGAAGGTGAATCACAATTTTTTTCTTTGAATTTTGATATGACTTATTTGTTGCAAGTTAGATTAGAAAATATTGATAAAGAAAATACATAATATTATTTTATCATCAGAAATATAATAACTGGTATCTAGTTCTTATGTAAGTTAATTAAAAGCACATCCATTTATATAGTCAGTAATCACATAATCAATAAAGTAACATGCAAACTCGTAGACTCAGTAAGTAGAGAACTTTTTTCCTACTTTTAGAAATGAGAAAAAGTTATTTTCTATACTTGTATAAATACATGTAGCGGGAATGCACAAGAGAGTAAGCAAAATAGAAGATGTTTTGTAAAGAGGCGTCGTCAGGTCTCCAGACCTTAAACATAGCAAAGAGTCTCAGCTCTGAATTCACTAAACCATCAGCACTCATCAACCCCCTCTCGGTAGGACATCGGTACAAGCTGTGTCCTCGTCCAAACCTGAGAGGACGATGTACGGTCACAGCCTCAAAGTTTGATTTTGATTGGATAACGAAAGAAAGAGTTAAGAAAATCAAAGTAAAGGGAATTATAACAGCCAAACAAGGCTTGTTACCTTCCGTTGGCTTCACCGATTTGCTCGGAATATCACTGCTCGTCGAGCTTATTAGCGCCGAGACTGACCCCCGTAAGTACAATTATCAGGCAAACATATTATTATTATTATTTTTACATAATAAGCTATCACATTTTGAGTATATAAATTTATAATGTGAAGTAAAAAAGTAGGCAAATGCATCAGTAGTGAATACTGGTAATGATACTTAACCAAGTCATTAACACATGTCAGGGACGCTTATGGAGAAGGATCCGGTGAAGGATCACGCACGACGTTTAGTGATTGATGCACATGGTGAGGATCAGTACGAGTGTGTATTTGACATGCCCAAAGACTTTGGAGCGGTGGGTGCCATCAGAGTTTTAAACGAGGCCCATAGAGAGATATTCCTCAAGGAAATGAAGCTTGAGCTACCTGACGGCCCCGTTACCTTTACATGTAACTCGTGGCTGGCCTCCAAGTCCGATGACCCAACCAAGCGGACGTTCTTCTCCAACAAGTCCTACTTGCCTCTCCAAACTCCTGAGCCTCTTAAACAGCTGCGAAAAGAGGAGCTGGAGACCTTGCAAGGCAAGAACCGTAAGCATTCTGGTGAATTCGAAAAGTTCGAGCGGGTTTACGATTATGACGTGTACAACGATGTGGGTGATCCTGACAAAGATCCAGAACTTGCCCGTCCAGTTATTGGAGGCCTCTCTCACCCATACCCAAGGCGGTGCAAGACTGGTCGCAAACCAAGCCGCAAATACCCCTCCATTGAGACACGCAAAGGGGAATTCTATGTCCCCAGAGACGAGGAGTTCACAACAATCAAGGGCGCTGCATTCACGGGCAAGGCTGTCTTGGCGGCTCTTCCTGCTGTGTTCCCGCAGATTGAAGCTGCTCTGGTGGATCCCAACATGCCCTTCCCACACTTCAAGTCCATAGAAGATCTCTTTGAAGAAGGCATCGAGCTTCCCAAGGATGCTGGTCTTTTTCCTGTGATCCCCAGACTTGTCAAAGCTGCTGCTGAAGCTGATGATATTCTCCAGTTTGAATCCCCTAGTCTCCTTGACAGTACCAACCTCCCTTTCTCTCTCTCTTTTTTTTTTTTTTAAATCCATTGTATATTTATATCTCACTTTATTGTATCATTCACGTTGATTCAGAGGATAGATTTTCATGGATCCGAGACGACGAGTTTGCTCGCCAGACACTTGCAGGACTTAATCCCTATTGCATTCAGCTAGTTCAAGTAAGCTTATAGCTTACTCCAACGGTGAAACCCGTTTGGAGTTTTTAGTGGTAAAATTATTATATTTTAATAATAGTTTAGTTTTCAATTTAATTTTTCTTTTTCTTTTTTTGTTTTGATCAATGAAAAAACGACAGCTGTGTATTCTTTCTTTTCAAAATATTTTTTTTTTGTCACAGTCAAAATATCTTAAAAGCCATGGTTTTAGATACTTGTAACTTTCTCCTTATTAGAGCATCATTATCGCTCTAGAACGTATTTTAAGGGGCCCACAGTTTACATAAAAACCGTGTTTTATATGTGCAAAATAAGAAATGTTTGTTGTGGACTGTTTGCACTGTTTGCGGATCCCACCGACATGTGGCAGTTCGTGATTGGTGCGTTTTTAATTAAATTTTTCTTTCAGACAAAAAGTAAAAAAAAAAAAAAATTTTAAGAAACTTTAATTGGGTTTGTGGGATAAAGATGGCCTTATATACTACGCTTTAATTAGTAGTTTTTCTTTTGATTGTCCCCAATGAAGCAAGATCCATACGTTACATGGTTTGCTGGAAAAAATAATAATCATATTTCTTAAAGGAAAAAAAGCGAACTAGTTAAGATCAGATCACATTAACTGTTGTTATAGGAGTGGCCGTTAAAAAGCAAACTAGACCCTGCGGTTTATGGTGATCCCAACTCACTCATTACTAGTGAGATTGTGGAAAGAGAAATCAAAGCAGTCATGTCATTTGATGAGGTAAAATTAATTAATATTTACAGGTTTTAAGAAATTAATTAAGATATATTTAAACTTAATTAAGATATATATATATATATATATATTTATATATATATATATATATATATATATATATATATCCATCCCACCCATATGTTGGAGTATATATTTCCATAATGAATAAATTAAATATCAATGGATGTGTGCATGCAGGCTCTGGAGAACAAGAGATTGTTCATGTTGGACTATCATGATTTGCTTCTGCCGTATGTGAACAAAGTGCGAGAGTTGGATGATAGCACCTTATATGCTTCTCGAGCGCTATTCTTCCTCAGCGATGATAGCACATTGAGACCTGTTGCCATTGAGTTGACTCGTCCCCAAGATGTAAACAAGCCCCAATGGAGGCAGGTATTCACGCCAGGCTATGATGCTACCTCCTGCTGGCTATGGAGTCTTGCTAAGACTCACGCTATTTCTCATGACGCTGGTTATCACCAGCTTATTTCCCACTGGTATTGGACAAATTAGATCCTACAAATGGTTATTTTGTTGACAACAGTATTTAGGTTTAACTGTATAGACATTAAATCTTACAGGCTGAGGACTCATTGCTGTATGGAGCCATATATCATAGCGGCAAACAGACAACTAAGTGCCATGCATCCTATTTATAGGCTTTTGCATCCCCATTTCCGCTACACGATGGAGATCAACGCTCGTGCACGCCAAAGTCTCGTCAACGCAGGTGGAATCATTGAGTCGTGTTTCTGGCCCGGAAAATATTCATTAGAGCTAAGTTCAGATGTGTATGATAAACTATGGAGGTTTGACAGGGAAGGCTTACCTGCAGACCTCGTCAGCAGGTACGTAATTACTAAGATTATACTTATTTCTTTGTAAGTATTAATTTAAGTGTTATAAAAATCGGCTTAGACGCTTTACTCAAATCAGATCTAAATTAATCAATTCTTCTGTACCTATTTTTTAAATTAAATAAGATTGATTTAAGCGTTCAAAATAGGTTTAGGCACCTGCCTAATAATAACCTAATATAAAACGCCTAACGTGCATCTAACGAGTTCTTGGACACTGATTTATAATAATTATGCTAACAAATATTTTACATAAAAATTTTTGTGATATCAAAGGGGCCTGGCTGTGGAAGACGAGACAGCGGAACATGGGGTACGCCTGACGGTACCAGATTACCCATTTGCGAATGACGGTCTAATGCTGTGGGATGCACTTAAGGAATGGGTAACAGACTATGTGAATCACTATTATCCAGATGCGGAACAGGTTATGTTGGATGAGGAACTCCAAGGATGGTGGAGTGAAGTGAGGAACATAGGGCATGGAGACAAGAAAAATGAACCATGGTGGCCTGTCCTCAAAACACAAGAAGACTTGATTGAAGTGGTGACCACGATTGCATGGGTGGCTTCAGGTCACCATGCAGCTGTAAACTTTGGACAGTACGGGTATGGTGGATACTTTCCCAACCGACCAACCACAGCAAGAACCAAAATGCCAGTGGAAGAGCCGACAGAGGAAGTGCTAAAAGAGTTCTATGAGGAGCCAGAGAAGACCATGCTTAAGACATTCCCGTCGAAGAAGCAGGCGACCAAAGTGATGTTGACTTTGGATCTTCTATCTGCACATTCACCAGATGAAGAGTACCTAGGAGAAAACCCAGAAGCATCTTGGGCCCACGAACCTATCATCTATGCTGCATATGAACGATTCAAAGGCAAGCTCCAATACCTAGAAGGAGTGATAGATGAGAGGAACGTGAATGTTTCTCTAAAGAATCGAACTGGAGCAGGTGTTGTTAAGTACGAGCTTTTAAAGCCCATCTCTGAACCAGGCGTTACTGGGATGGGTGTTCCCTACAGTGTGTCTATTTGATCTAACGCATTTTGATCAAATGCATTGGAAGTTATCATCTATGTTTCTTCCAAATTATCATCTATGTTTCTTGCTTTCTTAATAAATAATGAATCTCAACCTGCTCAAGGGTACCTTGTTTTATGTTTCTTGGACCAAATATTGTTGGACCTAGGGAAACGAGTACACCAAGTTGGCCTGACCTATTGAAGATTGTATTCAAGTCTAGTAAAGTAAGGCCTATTAAAACAACCTGAAAACTTTTAGAAAATTGTTGAAAATTCTAAAAAAAAAGGGAATCAATTTTCAAACAAACATAAAGAAATACTGAAACTTTATTAATGAAACTATGTGTTTTGCACGCACATGGATACATAATTCTTTTATAGATAATTANNNNNNNNNNNNNNNNNNNNNNNNNNNNNNNNNNNNNNNNNNNNNNNNNNNNNNNNNNNNNNNNNNNNNNNNNNNNNNNNNNNNNNNNNNNNNNNNNNATATATATATATATATATATATATATATATATATATATAACTGTTAATATAAAGTGATGTTATTAAACCAAATTCTTGGAATTATTAAAACCTACAAAATTTCAAAATAAATCAAAAGTACAAGAATGTTAAACCGAACCCAAATTTACATATTATATTAATCAAATATTATATTAATAAAAGTAAATAAAAATATTGATATATGTATAATTATATAATAAAATACCTCTCATAATAACTAAATAAACATTCAAACATACCAACCATGTTGTCAAACAAAACATTAATAAGCAATGTATAAAAGAAGAACATTTCCTATTTATTGTTATTTTCATTTCTAAATAGTATAATAGAGAAAAATAAGCTACAGTCAATCTATATTTTTTACTTTAAAATAGATATTTCTATTTTCTTATAAAATAGTATTTATTTATTATAAAATCATAATTGTTATTTTCAAATGGTCTTTTAACTTTAAAACTTTAATAGTTATAACTAAGACATACCATTTTGGAAAATACAGTTTTGATAATATAAAATCACATTTTCTTTACTTTATAGTCTTTTAAAGAAATTTTAATCTAAATAAATTATAATTCTCTAAAACTCTTGAAAAAATTAAAAGCAAATAGATTTAATTTAAAAAAAATATAAATAAAAGATACTTTTTGTAAATAAAAATAATATTTTTAAAATATTCTCTTTTAGAAGCAGATATTTTGAAAATATTTTTAAAATAATTTCATGCGCAATAAAAAATATTTATAAAAACAAAAACAAATAATATTAATTTTTTAAACTTAGATAACAAATAAATGTTATTCTTGCAACTGAATAATAAGAATAAAAATGAAAATACCAAAAAACATTATTTTAACAAACAAATATGAATCAAATTTATTATTATTGGTTACATACCTATTTTAATATTAAAATAAATTTAATATTGTTTAAAAATATTCCATGATATATTACCTTTACAAACAAATATTAATCATTTTTTTATTTTTCATAAAATATTTTTATTATTTTAGTATATTGATAAATAAAATTATTATATGTGTATATATACCACCTAATTATAAAATTAACAAATAAAAATAAAAGATGTAGATAAACACAAAATAAATATATGGAATTATCTTTCTTTTTTTCGAATATGTATTCCATTTATTTTTGAGATAATATTTATAATATTAATTTGTAATCAATTAAATAATAAATTATATAATTATTTTTTATAAATTTATTCAGTCTAACTAAAATCAATACTATTAAAAGGGAATGAGTCTTAAAAAATCTACCTATGAAAGTTGTTTGGACCCTTCCATTTAACTCATTATTTTTTGGTCTTACCTTAAACTTAGATTAACAATATGTTACCATATATTTCTCTAACAATAATTGATTCAATTCCTTTATTTATTCAAATATCACTCTTAAATCCTAATCATTACCATTTTGATTTTTAATAGTAAAGCATTGAAACTAATATTTTATATCATCACTTTTATCATATAATATATGATTTAAAGCAAGAGAAGTTACACGACATATATGTGTACATTCTAACTTCCTCTTTCCTTTATAATAAAGTAATCATATCATATATAAATTTTTCCACTAAAATATCATATCATATACTAAACTTTCAACCGTCTATAGTTTGATAGATATTTTCATATTTAAAAATGAGTTTTCTGAATATTCCTTCACAAAAATGTAGAAATTCATTCGTTCTGTTAAAGCTAAACCGACTTCACGATATTAGTATTGATTATTCACGATTTTGAAAATTATTGGTTTAGATATTATACTTTAATATACTTTTCGTTTAAAAACGAATCAATACTATTAAAAAGGAAGAAGTCTTAAAAAATTTAATATAAAAAAGTTGTTGGAGTCATGTATAACTATTTATTATTTTTTTGGTAATACCATTAATCATTCTAACCATACAATATTTTAAATATTTTTAACAGATCCTAATATTATTCCTTATGATATCTTTTCTCAGAAAAATATTTCATCAACCATGTTTTTGTACAATAACGTTAAAAATCTATATCAAAAGGTTGTTGGACCTGATATGGACGTAATGGGTCCACATCTGTTCGGGTATTTAGGATCCTAAAAAAGTTCGAAATATCTAAAAAATCTGAACAATATCCAAAACACGAAAAGTACTTGAAACTCCAAACAAATACCCAAAAAATTCAAATACATAAAAATTCAAAATCTTATTCAAAATCTGACACTGAAGAAAAATACCCAAAATTTTATCCAAATACCCAATTTTTTTTTTTAATTTGAAAATTTACCTGAAATCAAAAACTATAATCGTAAATAAAAAATCTATAAAAATATCCATAATGCTGGAAACATATTCGAAATATCCAAATATACCTAATAAATACAAGATATTTATGATCAGATCTAGGGTAGGACCCGGACTCAAACAAATACCTGCGGGTCCGAAAAAAAACCCAATAGGTTATCTTCTCTGGATCTGAACTAAACCTATATTTTCGGGTCGGTTCGGTTTGTGTTTTTGATCCGGATATAATTTTCATGCCTAAAAGAAACTTACGTAAAAGTGTAGATATAAAATCTCAAATAAACTAATTCATAGATTATATAACTGTTAAAAATTATATTTTTCGATATAATAAAACTTTGTATTATAATATAATCCAAAAACCTCGCGCTTGGAAAGTGCATGTCAAAATCTAGTTGATAATTAAAACTAATGACTGAAAGTCACCCACACATCTAGCATTGCATCCTTTCCAAAAGAATAGGAGTAAACAGAGAGTAAGGAGCTAAGGTGGACCTGGACGTCTATAAGCGGATTGATAAAATGAAAGTTGAAATAAGAGTCGGGAGAAGACTCATTCCCGAACTGACAAAGATACAACCTGTATACCACAGGAGAAGAACGCCAGTTGACAAAGATGGTGTCACCAGTGAACACAAGAACAACACCATCATCACTGAGCTTACTTGAAACCCTTGAAAAATTAAACATCAGATCTAGGACTTGAGTAGCTTGTGGAGAAGGGCTGGAGGAAGTGAAAAGAACGAGGCTGACGGAGACGTCTGGTGGGTCTGGAGGTTCTGGTGGCTTGACGGGAGGAGTTTCAATCGGAAGATGCTTGTTCCGCGCCGGATCTGAAGGAGGCCTGGGCTGTGAAAGAGGAGGAAGGCCTGTCACCATCATCTTCAAGGAGGAAGAGCAGTGCTGCATCAGGAACGACGGGGGCGGCGGATCTGGAGGGGGGCGGAGCCACGACGGAGGAATAGTCACCATCATGTCCATGGAAAGGAACATGGCTGTTTCAGAGAGAAGAGGAAAGAGCATCGTGGTTGGAGCAAGGAAGATCCATCGAAACGGCGCCTTGGGATGCGGGCTCGAGAGAGTTTCTCTCTAGGGCGAACTTTGGATGCACCGTGTGTTGTCTTAGAAAGTCTCAAACTTTATTAATCAAAAACCCCGTTCTAAGAGAACACATACGTTCCCTTCATATAACCCTAATAGATAATTCCTATTGTAAACTTGATTAGGAAAACTAACTTTAAAGATTATCACTAATAAAAGGAAACACAAAAAATAAAAGGAAAGCCTCAAAACACAAACGTAATTCCTAGTAGCCTTTGGGCTTTGGATATGCTACATCATGTCCAGACTCCAGTTAATGAATCCTTGAGTCCGGGTGTGCTACATCATGTCTCCCGGGGTAAAAAAAGCTTCTTCCTCGAAGCTGGAACGTTGATAACGCAAGCATGCTGATGTGAAAGTTATAGAATGTATTTATAGATCATGTTGGAACATGCAGTGAGACATGATACCTCATTGTCTGCATAAAATCAATCACCAATGCACGGAAAATGCTTCGCTCATGTTGAACGGAGGGAAAGTGTACACAAACTTCAACACTTGATTCCATAACATCCTTTTCGTCATTGACCAAAGGAACGCGAAGCACCTCCGACAATAACGACCTGCGGGGTCCTGGCTCTATCTTCGGGTTAATCTTGTACACAAACTTCAACACTTGATTCCATAACATCCTTTTCGTCATCAGTAGAAGGCACATAGGTGAATGCACGATCAATGTGTACTAGCGCCAAAGTATTACACCATGGCCACACAAAAGGCAAATTTCTTTCAGCGATAACAACGAGCACAGGTTAATTACCATGACGAGTCAATAGACACTGAACTTTGAGAGACCAAATGTATGCTATTGTTGACTTGCACCAGCTGAACTACACTCATCTTTACGGCAAGGTCTCGTATGAACCCCTCACAACCCTTGAGAAAATCTACCTGGACCCTAAAATGGTGTCCCTTTTTGTCCACCGAAACGTCATGGTAGCAACCAGCATGTAATGATGTGGTCGAAAAGCATACCATGTGCATCACTGTAGATGTTGGAGAAAAAAGGTTGTGAATCCACAGAGAACATGAGAACAAAGACTCACCCTTATCAAGCACGACAAAGATCAAGAGATAACCCACTGAAGACACAAAGCGTGGTGAAAAAGTAATAGCACTAGCACTGCGTACTTTCTCAAGCAACAAATTGAAAAGGGCCACTAACGGATTGCCATAAGAGACACATCAGAATAAGGACACTCCCATGCATCACCGAACATAGAGTTTTTCATGTACCTTGATAGATGGACTCAAGTGACAAGATGGACTTTGATCACCACGTCCAAGATGAAGTCAACATTCCTCAAACTTGTCATCTCCTGGAGAAAACAATAAAGAAGACGACTCGGGTGGCCTAAGGACAGCATCTCCATGCACAAAGCGAAATACATGGTGAAAAGCCAAACAAATCACCAGCTTGCTTGATTCGCAAGCAACGTCAGTACACCATATAGTTATCGTGGATGTGCAATAACCCAACTATGTACTATGAACTACTCCAAGTTTCACTTTGACATTTTTCATCGAAATATCATCAATACGGGTGACAACACTTCTTCTGAGAAATTCACACTTGATGCCAAGCTTGTACTTCTCTATGTTCAAAGAATACTTTTGGTGCATGAAAAGATCAATGACTTGATGGTGGTGTAACATTGGGACTGTCGACAAGACCCCAAAACAGTATACGTCACCGGAAACATCGAGTACCATCTGCACACCAAGCCGAGAAAAAAATAGAGCATGTCTTGCTCTGGAACTAAGTCGCTCATGAATCCTCTCCGTCACAGCCAGTGTTTTCATATTTTCACGTTGAACGTTGTGAAAATCATTTTTCATAGTGTACTCAGTCTCTCTACGATATGCATCATCAATTAATGGTGGTGGTAAAAATCCAATGCCAAGCTTCCCACATGTCTGCTGGATGAAGAAGGCTCGCCCAATGATAACTTGTTGCCAACACCTTAAATGGTTTTCTTTTGTTGAGCGGATTGGAAAACATCAGCAACTCTCTTCAATGTCCTTGTGATGTGCAGCAACCAATGCAAGGATATGTGCAGGAAAACAGAAGCATGAAAGAACACTGACGTCCTAGTCGTCCTTGACACCACTATTCTCATACAGTCAAAAGGGCCAGACAATTGAGAAGGAGTGTCAGCTGACCCCACAATTTTTTTTAAAAAAACTTGTTTTTACTTAAAAAAAATTGTACAATACTTTTTTATTTACGAAAAATTGTATTCACCCTACTAAAAATGAAAATTCATCTCCAATAATTTTTTTTGACCCAGCACAAAATGTTTTTGGCTCCCCAAATCATGACAGACCGGAGAGCAAGAACATAGAAGCACCAAATTGATTGAAACTGATTTTTTTTTTGAATGAATATTAAATTTTATTTATCAAAAAAGCCTTTTTACAACGAAGTGTAAACCTTAGTAATATATAACACTATTTCCTTATACTTCTTCACTACTAATGAACCTCAAAAATTATACTCTTGTGATAAACCAATATTGAAGAGCTTCTTCCATGCCCTTCACTCCTTTCATTCTCATTACACTCAATTGTTTCTAACCCCTTTGTCAATAAGCTTCTTCACTACAGCCATAGGCAAAGGTTTCTCCCCATGCTTAATCTTGTTCCTTTCTCTCCATAGATTGAATCTGATTTCACCATCTCTATATGCCCCAAAGATGAGAGCTGCTCGTGATAAACAGTAAGTGCGATTGGATCTCGCGTCAAGCTAAGAATATGGGTAAAACCACGTCTAACAAAACCGTTGGTCTCTTGTTCCTCATTAGGAAAAGGCAAAGGAAATTAATCTTGTGCACTGTTTCCTATGAGGGTCATAATATCTGAATCAAGTGCCATTGTAAATGACCACACGTACGCTCATTTATCTCTGAAACGAACAGCGGTTTACTTTCGACGAACTGATTTGTCTCAAACTCGAGACGTATATGTCGGGAATATTCAAAGCTCTTGGCTGATATATTATCTATATATATATCGTCTTTTTGTCATTGATACCAAATACTAGATCGCCACAAAACTTGTTGTCAGGATCTTCCTCACTGTCATGCAAAATATACGCACATCTTCCGCGATCTGGTGGTTCACTATTAACACTCGCATG includes:
- the LOC106300607 gene encoding lipoxygenase 2, chloroplastic-like; this encodes MFCKEASSGLQTLNIAKSLSSEFTKPSALINPLSVGHRYKLCPRPNLRGRCTVTASKFDFDWITKERVKKIKVKGIITAKQGLLPSVGFTDLLGISLLVELISAETDPRTLMEKDPVKDHARRLVIDAHGEDQYECVFDMPKDFGAVGAIRVLNEAHREIFLKEMKLELPDGPVTFTCNSWLASKSDDPTKRTFFSNKSYLPLQTPEPLKQLRKEELETLQGKNRKHSGEFEKFERVYDYDVYNDVGDPDKDPELARPVIGGLSHPYPRRCKTGRKPSRKYPSIETRKGEFYVPRDEEFTTIKGAAFTGKAVLAALPAVFPQIEAALVDPNMPFPHFKSIEDLFEEGIELPKDAGLFPVIPRLVKAAAEADDILQFESPSLLDKDRFSWIRDDEFARQTLAGLNPYCIQLVQEWPLKSKLDPAVYGDPNSLITSEIVEREIKAVMSFDEALENKRLFMLDYHDLLLPYVNKVRELDDSTLYASRALFFLSDDSTLRPVAIELTRPQDVNKPQWRQVFTPGYDATSCWLWSLAKTHAISHDAGYHQLISHWLRTHCCMEPYIIAANRQLSAMHPIYRLLHPHFRYTMEINARARQSLVNAGGIIESCFWPGKYSLELSSDVYDKLWRFDREGLPADLVSRGLAVEDETAEHGVRLTVPDYPFANDGLMLWDALKEWVTDYVNHYYPDAEQVMLDEELQGWWSEVRNIGHGDKKNEPWWPVLKTQEDLIEVVTTIAWVASGHHAAVNFGQYGYGGYFPNRPTTARTKMPVEEPTEEVLKEFYEEPEKTMLKTFPSKKQATKVMLTLDLLSAHSPDEEYLGENPEASWAHEPIIYAAYERFKGKLQYLEGVIDERNVNVSLKNRTGAGVVKYELLKPISEPGVTGMGVPYSVSI